One Setaria viridis chromosome 3, Setaria_viridis_v4.0, whole genome shotgun sequence DNA window includes the following coding sequences:
- the LOC117846972 gene encoding transcription factor PHYTOCHROME INTERACTING FACTOR-LIKE 13 isoform X1, with protein MNQYGPDWSSSMGDAFAELNGDDDGLIELMWCNGHVVMQSQAPRKPPRPEKAPAAAVQDDEAAAWFQYPVAAEDPLERDLFTELFGEAQAADDAGSGRACKEEAECAGDAAPQSSGLMPPPRPREKACFGDLGDVEDGTAATATATATEAGESSMLTIGSSFCGSNHVQTPRARAPFDGAPPPGDAGKAGGKARDAATVTSSSMRPTSCTTKAGQPSASANRSGKRKQSDSTDAEDAEFESADVTCEPAQKLTTAKRRRAAEVHNLSERRRRDRINEKMKALQELIPHCNKTDKASMLDEAIEYLKSLQLQLQMMWMGGGMAAAAAAPVMFPAGVHQYMQRMVAPPHVASMPRMTFMAPPAVQSPPVADPYARYLAVDHLQPPPSTMHYLQGMGFYQQQQQSPALPAPPTR; from the exons ATGAACCAGTACGGCCCTGATTGGAGCAGCAGCATGGGAGACGCCTTCGCGGAATTGAA cggcgacgacgacgggctCATCGAGCTGATGTGGTGCAACGGCCACGTGGTCATGCAGAGCCAGGCGCCGCGGAAGCCGCCGAGGCCAGAgaaggctccggcggcggcggtgcaggacgacgaggcggcggcgtggttcCAGTacccggtggcggcggaggacccGCTCGAGAGGGACCTCTTCACGGAGCTCTTCGGGGAGGCGCAGGCGGCCGACgacgccggcagcggcagggcgtGCAAGGAGGAGGCGGAGTGCGCGGGCGACGCCGCGCCCCAGAGCAGCGGGCtgatgccgccgccgaggccgcgggaGAAGGCGTGCTTCGGAGACCTCGGCGACGTCGAGGACGgcaccgcggcgacggcgacggcgacggcgacggaggcCGGCGAGTCGTCCATGCTGACGATCGGGTCGAGCTTCTGCGGGAGCAACCACGTGCagacgccgcgcgcccgcgcgcccttcgacggcgcgccgccgccgggggacgCGGGGAAGGCCGGCGGCAAGGCCCGCGACGCGGCCACCGTGACCTCGTCGTCGATGCGGCCGACGTCATGCACCACCAAGGCCGGGCAGCCCAGCGCCAGTGCCAACCGGAGCGGCAAGCGGAAGCAGAGCGATTCCACGGACGCCGAG GACGCGGAGTTCGAGTCCGCCGACGTGACGTGCGAGCCGGCGCAGAAGCTGACGACGGCcaagcggcggcgcgccgccgaggTCCACAACCTCTCGGAGCGG AGAAGAAGGGACAGGATCAACGAGAAGATGAAGGCCCTGCAGGAGCTCATACCTCACTGCAACAAA ACTGATAAAGCGTCGATGCTGGACGAGGCGATCGAGTACCTCAAGTCGCTGCAGCTCCAGCTGCAG ATGATGTGGAtgggcggcgggatggcggcggcggcggcggcgccggtgatgTTCCCGGCGGGAGTGCACCAGTACATGCAGCGGATGGTGGCCCCTCCCCACGTGGCGTCCATGCCTAGGATGACGTtcatggcgccgccggccgtgcaGAGCCCGCCGGTGGCCGACCCCTACGCGCGCTACCTCGCCGTCGACCACCTCCAACCGCCGCCTTCCACCATG CATTACCTGCAGGGGATGGGCTtctaccagcagcagcagcagagcccagcgctgccggcgccgccgacacGGTAG
- the LOC117846972 gene encoding transcription factor PHYTOCHROME INTERACTING FACTOR-LIKE 13 isoform X2, producing MNQYGPDWSSSMGDAFAELNGDDDGLIELMWCNGHVVMQSQAPRKPPRPEKAPAAAVQDDEAAAWFQYPVAAEDPLERDLFTELFGEAQAADDAGSGRACKEEAECAGDAAPQSSGLMPPPRPREKACFGDLGDVEDGTAATATATATEAGESSMLTIGSSFCGSNHVQTPRARAPFDGAPPPGDAGKAGGKARDAATVTSSSMRPTSCTTKAGQPSASANRSGKRKQSDSTDAEDAEFESADVTCEPAQKLTTAKRRRAAEVHNLSERRRRDRINEKMKALQELIPHCNKTDKASMLDEAIEYLKSLQLQLQMMWMGGGMAAAAAAPVMFPAGVHQYMQRMVAPPHVASMPRMTFMAPPAVQSPPVADPYARYLAVDHLQPPPSTMGMGFYQQQQQSPALPAPPTR from the exons ATGAACCAGTACGGCCCTGATTGGAGCAGCAGCATGGGAGACGCCTTCGCGGAATTGAA cggcgacgacgacgggctCATCGAGCTGATGTGGTGCAACGGCCACGTGGTCATGCAGAGCCAGGCGCCGCGGAAGCCGCCGAGGCCAGAgaaggctccggcggcggcggtgcaggacgacgaggcggcggcgtggttcCAGTacccggtggcggcggaggacccGCTCGAGAGGGACCTCTTCACGGAGCTCTTCGGGGAGGCGCAGGCGGCCGACgacgccggcagcggcagggcgtGCAAGGAGGAGGCGGAGTGCGCGGGCGACGCCGCGCCCCAGAGCAGCGGGCtgatgccgccgccgaggccgcgggaGAAGGCGTGCTTCGGAGACCTCGGCGACGTCGAGGACGgcaccgcggcgacggcgacggcgacggcgacggaggcCGGCGAGTCGTCCATGCTGACGATCGGGTCGAGCTTCTGCGGGAGCAACCACGTGCagacgccgcgcgcccgcgcgcccttcgacggcgcgccgccgccgggggacgCGGGGAAGGCCGGCGGCAAGGCCCGCGACGCGGCCACCGTGACCTCGTCGTCGATGCGGCCGACGTCATGCACCACCAAGGCCGGGCAGCCCAGCGCCAGTGCCAACCGGAGCGGCAAGCGGAAGCAGAGCGATTCCACGGACGCCGAG GACGCGGAGTTCGAGTCCGCCGACGTGACGTGCGAGCCGGCGCAGAAGCTGACGACGGCcaagcggcggcgcgccgccgaggTCCACAACCTCTCGGAGCGG AGAAGAAGGGACAGGATCAACGAGAAGATGAAGGCCCTGCAGGAGCTCATACCTCACTGCAACAAA ACTGATAAAGCGTCGATGCTGGACGAGGCGATCGAGTACCTCAAGTCGCTGCAGCTCCAGCTGCAG ATGATGTGGAtgggcggcgggatggcggcggcggcggcggcgccggtgatgTTCCCGGCGGGAGTGCACCAGTACATGCAGCGGATGGTGGCCCCTCCCCACGTGGCGTCCATGCCTAGGATGACGTtcatggcgccgccggccgtgcaGAGCCCGCCGGTGGCCGACCCCTACGCGCGCTACCTCGCCGTCGACCACCTCCAACCGCCGCCTTCCACCATG GGGATGGGCTtctaccagcagcagcagcagagcccagcgctgccggcgccgccgacacGGTAG